Proteins from a single region of Drosophila biarmipes strain raj3 chromosome 3R, RU_DBia_V1.1, whole genome shotgun sequence:
- the LOC108026352 gene encoding aminopeptidase N, which produces MERYSLLVVCLWLCLAMAKSESSYNYYRLPASLRPQMYHLSILTQLENPEDLRFNGTAKILIEALETTSNITLHSKNLIINETEITLREIEGEGGLDNCVTSTSVNPTHDFYILKTCQELLAGHSYELKLPFSAELNRQLEGYYRSSYLDPATNEKRWISITQFAPASARLAFPCFDEPGYKATFVVTLGYHKNYTGLSNMPVKETKPHETLPDYIWTEFEESVPMSTYLVAYSVNDFSNKLSTLPTSVEFRTWARSNAINQCDFAAEFGPNVLQYYDEFFDIKFPLPKIDQFAVPDLSYNAMENWGLVTFRESRLLFSPGRSSLADKQLLAYVVAHELAHQWFGNLVTMKWWTDLWLNEGFATYVGSLGVEHIYPDWHSKDRSALSALMTSFRLDALVNSHPISRPIEMVSQITESFDEISYQKGSCVLRMMHLFLGEDSFRSGLKSYLQLYAYKNAEQDNLWESLTQAAHESGALPSDYDIKTIMDSWTLQTGYPLVNVTRDYSANTAKLSQERYLRDTAISRAEHGKCWWIPLSYTTQNEKDFGNTAPKAWMECTRTGESVPKTIQDIPGPDQWVIFNNQLSTPYKVNYDTQNWKLLIQTLNSEEFQSIHVINRAQLIDDILYLAWTGEQDYETALQVTDYLQRERDLLPWRSAFNNLKLLNRILRQTPNFVFFKRYMKKLLSPIYEHLNGMNDTFGSILQEDQILLKTVVVDWACQYQVSDCVPRAQSYFRSWQSEPNPDENNPIPVNFRSTVYCSVIKYGTDEEWDFLWSRYKNSNVGSEKQTILSSLGCSREVWILQHYLEAAFDPKGAIRTQDSSLSFQAVASSEVGFLLAKKYLINNVDFILKYYHPQTRSMSRLLPAISEQVITASDLKEFREFVKNEEKSLQVVHQAIQQSLEAMQTNVQWMERNYQQFSRCVLNHL; this is translated from the exons ATGGAAAGGTACTCTCTTTTAGTGGTTTGCCTTTGGCTGTGCCTAGCTATGGCCAAATCAGAATCCAGTTATAACTACTATCGACTTCCCGCATCTCTGCGACCTCAAATGTATCACTTGAGTATTCTAACCCAACTGGAAAATCCGGAGGATCTTCGTTTTAACGGAACTGCAAAAATTCTAATAGAAGCTCTAGAAACCACCAGTAACATCACATTGCACTCAAAGAATCTGATCATCAATGAGACTGAGATCACTCTTCGGGAAATTGAGGGTGAAGGGGGTCTGGACAACTGCGTGACCTCCACATCGGTGAATCCCACCCATGACTTCTATATCCTTAAGACCTGCCAGGAGTTGTTGGCTGGCCATAGCTATGAACTTAAGTTACCCTTCTCGGCTGAGTTGAACCGACAACTTGAGGGCTACTACCGCAGTTCCTACTTGGATCCTGCGACCAACGAAAAGAG ATGGATATCTATTACCCAATTCGCACCGGCCTCGGCACGGTTGGCCTTCCCCTGCTTTGATGAGCCTGGATACAAGGCGACCTTTGTAGTAACATTGGGTTATCACAAAAACTACACGGGCCTGAGCAATATGCCCGTAAAGGAAACCAAGCCACa TGAGACCCTTCCCGATTACATTTGGACGGAGTTCGAGGAGTCGGTGCCGATGTCTACCTACCTGGTTGCATATTCCGTTAATGATTTCTCCAACAAGCTATCAACTTTACCAACTAGCGTCGAGTTCCGTACCTGGGCCCGTTCCAATGCCATAAATCAGTGCGATTTTGCGGCTGAGTTTGGACCCAATGTTCTGCAGTACTACGATGAGTTCTTCGACATTAAATTTCCGCTTCCGAAGATCGACCAGTTTGCAGTGCCCGACTTGAGTTACAATGCCATGGAGAACTGGGGTCTGGTGACCTTTAGGGAGTCCCGACTCCTTTTCTCTCCGGGTCGTTCCTCTCTGGCGGACAAGCAGTTGCTGGCCTATGTGGTGGCCCATGAGTTGGCTCATCAGTGGTTTGGCAATCTAGTCACCATGAAGTGGTGGACTGATCTCTGGCTCAACGAGGGATTCGCCACTTATGTCGGCAGCTTGGGTGTGGAGCACATCTATCCCGATTGGCATTCAAAGGACAGAAGTGCTCTCTCCGCTTTGATGACCTCTTTTCGACTGGATGCTTTGGTGAACAGTCACCCAATATCGAGGCCCATTGAAATGGTGTCGCAGATCACTGAAAGCTTCGATGAGATCTCGTACCAGAAGGGATCTTGTGTGCTGCGCATGATGCACTTGTTTCTGGGAGAAGATTCATTTCGATCCGGCCTCAAATCGTATCTACAGCTATATGCCTACAAGAACGCCGAACAGGATAATCTTTGGGAGTCCCTCACTCAAGCTGCACATGAAAGTGGAGCATTACCGAGTGACTATGACATCAAGACAATTATGGACTCGTGGACTCTGCAAACCGG GTATCCCTTGGTCAATGTAACCCGTGACTATTCGGCAAATACTGCTAAGCTCAGTCAAGAACGATACCTCCGGGACACTGCAATATCTCGAGCTGAGCACGGTAAATGTTGGTGGATCCCACTGAGCTACACGACCCAGAATGAGAAGGACTTTGGTAATACGGCGCCCAAGGCCTGGATGGAGTGCACCAGGACTGGCGAAAGCGTTCCCAAGACCATCCAGGATATTCCTGGTCCCGATCAGTGGGTGATCTTTAACAACCAGCTGTCGACGCCATACAAAGTGAACTATGATACTCAGAATTGGAAACTTCTGATCCAGACTTTGAACAGCGAGGAGTTCCAGAGTATTCACGTGATCAACAGGGCACAGCTTATAGACGATATCCTGTACCTAGCTTGGACAGGGGAGCAGGACTACGAGACCGCACTCCAGGTGACCGACTATCTGCAAAGGGAGCGGGATCTTCTTCCCTGGAGATCGGCCTTCAACAATCTCAAGTTGTTGAATCGCATTCTCCGGCAAACTCCGAACTTTGTGTTCTTTAAG CGCTACATGAAAAAGCTCTTAAGTCCAATCTACGAACACCTGAACGGGATGAACGACACATTTGGCTCGATCCTGCAGGAGGATCAGATCCTTCTGAAGACGGTGGTGGTCGATTGGGCGTGTCAGTACCAGGTGTCCGATTGTGTACCCCGTGCACAGTCCTATTTCCGCAGTTGGCAATCTGAGCCCAATCCCGACGAGAACAACCCGATTCCGGTCAACTTTCGTAGCACCGTGTACTGCTCCGTAATAAAGTACGGTACTGATGAGGAATGGGATTTCCTCTGGTCGCGCTATAAGAACTCTAATGTGGGATCCGAAAAGCAGACCATTTTGAGTAGTCTTGGTTGCTCTAGAGAAGTTTGGATATTGCAGCACTACCTGGAGGCGGCGTTTGACCCCAAAGGAGCAATTCGTACTCAGGACTCCTCGCTAAGCTTCCAAGCAGTAGCCTCCAGTGAAGTGGGCTTCCTCCTGGCCAAGAAGTACCTAATCAACAATGTGGACTTTATCCTTAAGTA ctaTCATCCCCAGACAAGGAGCATGTCTCGACTTTTGCCAGCTATTTCCGAGCAAGTTATCACAGCGAGTGACTTAAAGGAATTCAGggaatttgttaaaaatgaGGAAAAGTCCCTGCAAGTTGTTCATCAGGCGATTCAGCAGAGTTTGGAGGCAATGCAGACCAATGTTCAGTGGATGGAGCGAAATTACCAGCAATTCTCCCGCTGCGTTCTAAATCATTTATAG
- the LOC108026351 gene encoding aminopeptidase N isoform X2, translating into MGLQITHTPELVMKWFLFFVLAIGQGLCASTANSVSGYNYYRLPTSLKPQKYYLRILTLLDNPDELRFTGTVKIVIEALENTRNITLHSKNLTIDDSEITLRLISGKGTRDICVSSTSVNPVHDFYILNTCEELLAGNVYKLSLPFSADLSRQLIGYYRSSYIDPDANVTRWLSATQFEPASARKAFPCFDEPAYKASFVVTLGYHKKFTGLSNMPVKETKPHEYLPDYIWTYFEESVPMSTYLVAYSVNDFANKPSTLPNGALFRTWARPNAIDQCDFAAEFGPRVLQYYEQFFGIKYPLPKIDQMAVPDFSAGAMENWGLVNYRESTLLFSENHSSLADKQDLAIVIAHELAHQWFGNLVTMKWWTDLWLNEGFATYVASLGVEDIHPEWNSKDRGSLYAIVTAFRLDSLISSHPISRPIQMVTEIEESFDSISYQKGSSVLRMMHLFMGEDAFRSGVKSYLQLYTYKNAEQDNLWESLTQAAHKTGALPTNYEIKTIMDSWTLQTGYPMVNVTRDYTAGTAKLSQERYLRNTEISRAQCVGCWWIPLSFTTQNEKDFGNTAPKAWMECTRTGESIPKSIQDLPGPDQWVIFNNQLSTPYKVNYDTQNWKLLIKTLNSEDFRKIHVMNRAQLIDDVLYFAWTGEQDYETALQVTDYLQRERDLLPWRSAFNNLKLLNRILRQTPNFVFFKRYIKKLLSPIYEDLNGINDTFSSLQHQDQILLKTTVVDWACQYQVSDCVPRARSHFRSWQSEPNPDENNPIPVNFRSAVYCAAIKYGTDEDWEFLWARYKNSNVGSEKQTILSTLGCSREVWILQRYLERSFNPKGGIRKQDSSLTFQSVASREAGVLLAKKYLTDNVDLIHKYYYPQTRSMSRLFSQISEQIITTSDLNGFRAFVTNSRQYLKGLNQAIQQSLEIMLTNVQWMKRNYHQFSVSIQQHL; encoded by the exons ATGGGTCTTCagattacgcatacgccgg AATTGGTTATGAAGTGGTTTCTGTTCTTTGTGCTGGCAATCGGCCAGGGTTTATGTGCATCCACGGCCAACTCAGTGTCTGGTTATAACTACTATCGTTTGCCAACGTCTTTGAAGCCTCAAAAGTATTATTTGCGTATCCTAACATTGCTGGACAATCCAGATGAACTTCGCTTTACCGGAACTGTGAAAATCGTTATTGAAGCCCTGGAAAATACCAGGAACATAACGCTGCACTCGAAGAATCTAACCATCGATGACTCAGAGATAACTCTTCGACTCATCAGCGGAAAAGGAACTAGGGATATCTGTGTGTCCTCCACATCAGTGAACCCCGTCCACGACTTCTATATTCTTAACACCTGTGAGGAACTCTTGGCAGGAAATGTTTACAAGCTGAGCTTGCCCTTCTCGGCAGATTTAAGTCGACAACTTATTGGCTACTATCGCAGTTCTTACATAGATCCCGATGCTAACGTTACGCG ATGGTTGTCTGCCACCCAATTTGAACCGGCTTCGGCTCGAAAGGCCTTTCCCTGCTTCGATGAGCCAGCTTACAAGGCCTCCTTTGTGGTCACATTGGGCTATCACAAGAAGTTCACGGGTCTTAGCAATATGCCTGTAAAGGAAACAAAGCCCCA TGAATACCTTCCCGACTACATATGGACCTACTTCGAAGAGTCAGTGCCCATGTCCACTTACCTGGTGGCATATTCCGTTAACGATTTTGCCAACAAGCCTTCGACTCTTCCAAATGGCGCTCTGTTCCGCACCTGGGCCAGACCCAATGCCATCGACCAGTGTGACTTTGCCGCCGAGTTTGGACCCAGAGTACTGCAATACTATGAGCAGTTCTTCGGCATAAAGTACCCCCTCCCCAAGATCGATCAGATGGCTGTTCCCGATTTCAGTGCCGGTGCCATGGAGAACTGGGGCCTGGTGAATTATAGAGAGTCCACACTTCTCTTCTCGGAGAACCACTCCTCCCTGGCGGACAAGCAGGACCTTGCGATTGTCATAGCTCATGAGCTGGCCCATCAGTGGTTCGGAAATCTGGTCACGATGAAGTGGTGGACGGACCTCTGGCTTAACGAGGGATTCGCCACTTATGTGGCCAGTTTGGGAGTGGAGGACATCCACCCGGAGTGGAATTCAAAAGACAGGGGTTCATTGTACGCAATTGTGACCGCCTTCCGTCTGGACTCTTTGATTAGTAGTCACCCAATATCGAGGCCCATTCAAATGGTAACGGAGATAGAAGAGAGCTTCGACTCTATCTCGTACCAGAAGGGATCTAGTGTGCTGCGTATGATGCATTTGTTCATGGGCGAAGACGCCTTCCGATCCGGAGTGAAGTCGTATCTGCAGTTGTACACCTACAAGAATGCCGAACAGGATAATCTTTGGGAGTCCCTCACTCAAGCTGCACATAAAACTGGAGCACTGCCCACAAACTATGAAATCAAGACCATTATGGACTCGTGGACTTTGCAAACCGG TTATCCCATGGTCAATGTGACCCGTGATTATACGGCAGGAACAGCCAAGCTCAGCCAGGAACGTTATTTGAGGAATACCGAGATATCTCGAGCCCAGTGTGTTGGATGTTGGTGGATACCACTGAGCTTCACGACCCAGAATGAGAAGGACTTTGGTAATACGGCGCCCAAGGCTTGGATGGAGTGCACCAGGACTGGCGAGAGCATTCCCAAGTCCATACAGGATCTCCCTGGACCCGATCAGTGGGTGATATTTAACAACCAGCTGTCGACACCATACAAAGTGAACTACGATACTCAGAATTGGAAACTTTTGATCAAGACTTTGAACAGCGAGGATTTCAGGAAAATTCACGTTATGAATAGAGCCCAGCTTATAGACGATGTCCTGTACTTCGCTTGGACGGGGGAACAGGACTACGAGACCGCACTCCAGGTGACCGACTATCTGCAAAGGGAGCGGGATCTGCTTCCCTGGAGATCGGCCTTTAACAATCTCAAGTTGCTGAATCGCATTCTCCGGCAAACTCCGAACTTTGTGTTCTTTAAG CGCTACATCAAGAAGCTATTAAGTCCAATCTACGAAGACCTGAACGGCATAAACGACACATTCAGCTCGCTTCAGCATCAGGACCAGATTCTGCTGAAAACGACGGTGGTCGATTGGGCATGCCAGTACCAGGTGTCCGATTGCGTACCCCGGGCACGGTCCCACTTCCGCAGTTGGCAATCCGAGCCCAATCCCGACGAGAACAACCCGATTCCGGTCAACTTTCGCAGCGCTGTGTACTGCGCGGCAATAAAGTACGGCACTGATGAGGATTGGGAGTTCCTTTGGGCGCGATACAAGAACTCCAATGTGGGATCCGAGAAGCAGACCATTTTGAGCACCCTTGGTTGCTCGAGAGAAGTTTGGATATTGCAGCGCTATCTGGAAAGGTCCTTCAATCCCAAGGGAGGCATTCGCAAGCAGGATTCCTCGCTTACTTTCCAGTCAGTGGCCTCACGGGAAGCCGGAGTCCTGTTGGCCAAGAAGTACTTAACAGATAATGTGGATCTTATTCACAAGTA CTATTATCCCCAGACAAGGAGCATGTCTCGACTTTTCTCGCAAATTTCCGAGCAAATCATCACGACGAGTGACCTGAATGGGTTTAGAGCCTTTGTCACCAATTCTCGACAGTACCTGAAGGGCCTTAATCAGGCGATCCAGCAGAGCTTGGAGATCATGCTGACCAATGTGCAGTGGATGAAACGAAACTATCACCAGTTTTCGGTCTCCATACAGCAGCACTTGTAG
- the LOC108026351 gene encoding aminopeptidase N isoform X1: MGLQITHTPVLSRIVYSVRSSNSRIRSPSSELVMKWFLFFVLAIGQGLCASTANSVSGYNYYRLPTSLKPQKYYLRILTLLDNPDELRFTGTVKIVIEALENTRNITLHSKNLTIDDSEITLRLISGKGTRDICVSSTSVNPVHDFYILNTCEELLAGNVYKLSLPFSADLSRQLIGYYRSSYIDPDANVTRWLSATQFEPASARKAFPCFDEPAYKASFVVTLGYHKKFTGLSNMPVKETKPHEYLPDYIWTYFEESVPMSTYLVAYSVNDFANKPSTLPNGALFRTWARPNAIDQCDFAAEFGPRVLQYYEQFFGIKYPLPKIDQMAVPDFSAGAMENWGLVNYRESTLLFSENHSSLADKQDLAIVIAHELAHQWFGNLVTMKWWTDLWLNEGFATYVASLGVEDIHPEWNSKDRGSLYAIVTAFRLDSLISSHPISRPIQMVTEIEESFDSISYQKGSSVLRMMHLFMGEDAFRSGVKSYLQLYTYKNAEQDNLWESLTQAAHKTGALPTNYEIKTIMDSWTLQTGYPMVNVTRDYTAGTAKLSQERYLRNTEISRAQCVGCWWIPLSFTTQNEKDFGNTAPKAWMECTRTGESIPKSIQDLPGPDQWVIFNNQLSTPYKVNYDTQNWKLLIKTLNSEDFRKIHVMNRAQLIDDVLYFAWTGEQDYETALQVTDYLQRERDLLPWRSAFNNLKLLNRILRQTPNFVFFKRYIKKLLSPIYEDLNGINDTFSSLQHQDQILLKTTVVDWACQYQVSDCVPRARSHFRSWQSEPNPDENNPIPVNFRSAVYCAAIKYGTDEDWEFLWARYKNSNVGSEKQTILSTLGCSREVWILQRYLERSFNPKGGIRKQDSSLTFQSVASREAGVLLAKKYLTDNVDLIHKYYYPQTRSMSRLFSQISEQIITTSDLNGFRAFVTNSRQYLKGLNQAIQQSLEIMLTNVQWMKRNYHQFSVSIQQHL, translated from the exons ATGGGTCTTCagattacgcatacgccgg TGCTCTCCAGAATTGTATACTCTGTTCGATCTTCAAATAGCCGCATTCGGTCACCGTCCTCTG AATTGGTTATGAAGTGGTTTCTGTTCTTTGTGCTGGCAATCGGCCAGGGTTTATGTGCATCCACGGCCAACTCAGTGTCTGGTTATAACTACTATCGTTTGCCAACGTCTTTGAAGCCTCAAAAGTATTATTTGCGTATCCTAACATTGCTGGACAATCCAGATGAACTTCGCTTTACCGGAACTGTGAAAATCGTTATTGAAGCCCTGGAAAATACCAGGAACATAACGCTGCACTCGAAGAATCTAACCATCGATGACTCAGAGATAACTCTTCGACTCATCAGCGGAAAAGGAACTAGGGATATCTGTGTGTCCTCCACATCAGTGAACCCCGTCCACGACTTCTATATTCTTAACACCTGTGAGGAACTCTTGGCAGGAAATGTTTACAAGCTGAGCTTGCCCTTCTCGGCAGATTTAAGTCGACAACTTATTGGCTACTATCGCAGTTCTTACATAGATCCCGATGCTAACGTTACGCG ATGGTTGTCTGCCACCCAATTTGAACCGGCTTCGGCTCGAAAGGCCTTTCCCTGCTTCGATGAGCCAGCTTACAAGGCCTCCTTTGTGGTCACATTGGGCTATCACAAGAAGTTCACGGGTCTTAGCAATATGCCTGTAAAGGAAACAAAGCCCCA TGAATACCTTCCCGACTACATATGGACCTACTTCGAAGAGTCAGTGCCCATGTCCACTTACCTGGTGGCATATTCCGTTAACGATTTTGCCAACAAGCCTTCGACTCTTCCAAATGGCGCTCTGTTCCGCACCTGGGCCAGACCCAATGCCATCGACCAGTGTGACTTTGCCGCCGAGTTTGGACCCAGAGTACTGCAATACTATGAGCAGTTCTTCGGCATAAAGTACCCCCTCCCCAAGATCGATCAGATGGCTGTTCCCGATTTCAGTGCCGGTGCCATGGAGAACTGGGGCCTGGTGAATTATAGAGAGTCCACACTTCTCTTCTCGGAGAACCACTCCTCCCTGGCGGACAAGCAGGACCTTGCGATTGTCATAGCTCATGAGCTGGCCCATCAGTGGTTCGGAAATCTGGTCACGATGAAGTGGTGGACGGACCTCTGGCTTAACGAGGGATTCGCCACTTATGTGGCCAGTTTGGGAGTGGAGGACATCCACCCGGAGTGGAATTCAAAAGACAGGGGTTCATTGTACGCAATTGTGACCGCCTTCCGTCTGGACTCTTTGATTAGTAGTCACCCAATATCGAGGCCCATTCAAATGGTAACGGAGATAGAAGAGAGCTTCGACTCTATCTCGTACCAGAAGGGATCTAGTGTGCTGCGTATGATGCATTTGTTCATGGGCGAAGACGCCTTCCGATCCGGAGTGAAGTCGTATCTGCAGTTGTACACCTACAAGAATGCCGAACAGGATAATCTTTGGGAGTCCCTCACTCAAGCTGCACATAAAACTGGAGCACTGCCCACAAACTATGAAATCAAGACCATTATGGACTCGTGGACTTTGCAAACCGG TTATCCCATGGTCAATGTGACCCGTGATTATACGGCAGGAACAGCCAAGCTCAGCCAGGAACGTTATTTGAGGAATACCGAGATATCTCGAGCCCAGTGTGTTGGATGTTGGTGGATACCACTGAGCTTCACGACCCAGAATGAGAAGGACTTTGGTAATACGGCGCCCAAGGCTTGGATGGAGTGCACCAGGACTGGCGAGAGCATTCCCAAGTCCATACAGGATCTCCCTGGACCCGATCAGTGGGTGATATTTAACAACCAGCTGTCGACACCATACAAAGTGAACTACGATACTCAGAATTGGAAACTTTTGATCAAGACTTTGAACAGCGAGGATTTCAGGAAAATTCACGTTATGAATAGAGCCCAGCTTATAGACGATGTCCTGTACTTCGCTTGGACGGGGGAACAGGACTACGAGACCGCACTCCAGGTGACCGACTATCTGCAAAGGGAGCGGGATCTGCTTCCCTGGAGATCGGCCTTTAACAATCTCAAGTTGCTGAATCGCATTCTCCGGCAAACTCCGAACTTTGTGTTCTTTAAG CGCTACATCAAGAAGCTATTAAGTCCAATCTACGAAGACCTGAACGGCATAAACGACACATTCAGCTCGCTTCAGCATCAGGACCAGATTCTGCTGAAAACGACGGTGGTCGATTGGGCATGCCAGTACCAGGTGTCCGATTGCGTACCCCGGGCACGGTCCCACTTCCGCAGTTGGCAATCCGAGCCCAATCCCGACGAGAACAACCCGATTCCGGTCAACTTTCGCAGCGCTGTGTACTGCGCGGCAATAAAGTACGGCACTGATGAGGATTGGGAGTTCCTTTGGGCGCGATACAAGAACTCCAATGTGGGATCCGAGAAGCAGACCATTTTGAGCACCCTTGGTTGCTCGAGAGAAGTTTGGATATTGCAGCGCTATCTGGAAAGGTCCTTCAATCCCAAGGGAGGCATTCGCAAGCAGGATTCCTCGCTTACTTTCCAGTCAGTGGCCTCACGGGAAGCCGGAGTCCTGTTGGCCAAGAAGTACTTAACAGATAATGTGGATCTTATTCACAAGTA CTATTATCCCCAGACAAGGAGCATGTCTCGACTTTTCTCGCAAATTTCCGAGCAAATCATCACGACGAGTGACCTGAATGGGTTTAGAGCCTTTGTCACCAATTCTCGACAGTACCTGAAGGGCCTTAATCAGGCGATCCAGCAGAGCTTGGAGATCATGCTGACCAATGTGCAGTGGATGAAACGAAACTATCACCAGTTTTCGGTCTCCATACAGCAGCACTTGTAG